The Pseudalkalibacillus hwajinpoensis DNA window TGTGGTAATCCGGGGCTATTTGCTCAAGATCCTCTGTGTTTATTTCAGGTGCTGTGTTGTCTTTGTTCTGAACAATTTTTGATACGTCTTCTCTTGTCCAATTAGATGGTTCAACGTCTGCTGCAAATCCAGTAGCAGGAGCAAAGCTTGAGAACAGGATAGCGAATCCGAGAACGGAAGTCGCTACTGTTTTTGAAAACTTATTCATGTGTGTAAGTCTCCTTTATTCTGGTTTCCCAGTTTTAATGTGATGGAATAATTTGGCCTGGCTTAAGTGCCCCGTTCACTTTCGTTTCGTCACCATGAATGGATAACTTAATCGTTGGTGCAAATGTACCGCCATACTGTAGCTCACCATTCTCGTCGCGATATTCATTCACGAAACTGATAACTGTACCGTTTGGCATAACTGCATGTGAATATGTCATGAAAGGATCATCTTCAGGGTTTGCTACAACAAGACCATTACCGTTTAATGGCTCGTAGTCACCACGAAGGGAATCATTCGTAAAGCCATAAAGACCATCAGGACCAGTTAATCCAGGTGCGAATGTAAACTTATGCGTAATTGTAAACAGGTAATAGTCGCCACCTTTTACAAGAATATGTGGACGTTCTAGCTGCTGGTTAACACCATTTGCTTCTAAAAGTGGAGGTAACAATTCAAACTCTGTTAAATCTCCATTTTCAGCTTCTGCAATACCAACGTTACCGTTATAGTCTTCAGCGCCAGCTGGAACTTCGTGACTTGCACGGAATTCAGCGTCACCGATGTTTTCTGGATTAAGTGTTTTCTCATCTCCAGCAGTGTTTCCTTCAAAGATTAAGTATTCTTTTCCTGTTTTAGGGTCTTGAAAAAACCATGGGTCACGGAATGAATAAATGATATCGCCTGTTTTCTGTTCTTGAGTTTCATAATACTCGCCATCTGCTTCAGCTAAGATTTCATGCTCACCAAAATTACTGAGTTCAACTGATTTTGATTTTTTATCTGCTTCGATATCAAATGTTGTTTTCGCTAGACGTTGTTCAAACGTTGTCTGTTCTTCACCTTTACGACCTGATGCTGTATAGAAAAGATGAACCTTACCGTCTTCTTCCATCATTGCAGAACCTGCCCACTGGCGAGAACCAAGTGCTTCCTCTGGATCATAAGCAACGCCACCCATTGTCCAGTCCTTACCGTTCTTGGAATAGAAGTAGCGAATTTGAGCTTCGTCGTGACGACCGCTCCACGTATATTCTTTTGATGCTGTAAGTGCAAAAACAACTTTATAACCGTTTACAGTCGCGATTGATCCATCACGGTTACGTAGTGGCCATGTATCCCAAACCCAATAGTCCGGTGCAACTTCATCTACATTGTCGATATTAGGTGCCGTGTTGTCCTTTGTTAGGTCAAAATTCTGAGCATCTTGACGAGACCAGATTGCTGTTTCAGCTTCGCTTTCAGCTGCTTGTGCTGATAGTGGCATTCCAGAAAATCCACCTACAAGCATAATTGTGGATAATGCAATCCCCTTAAAAACAGAAGACTTTTTCATGTTCCCCATTCGTCACACTCCTCATAATTTGGTTGAAATGTTTGATTCACCATCACTGTATGGAAATTATGTGAAATCGTCAACACATCCAAAAAGGCACTTTTCTTGCAGGCCTTTTGATAGATAGGCGCTGCCTGATCAATAAGGAAATCAATTTTCAAACTAAAATGAAAGGGTTAACATTGTCAGAATAATTAGCCCTAAAGAATCAGTAATCGATTCCACATATAGGATCTAAGACCCACCCTTTATTACAGGTATTTAATCAAATTGTTAAAGTTGCAATGGGAAAAATAGTATTGTTGTAAGTGAAGGTCTGAGATTGCTCCTCTAATACCTTTGCCACTTAATGTGCAAAGCAATCATACTCGATTATAATAAAGAGAACATTACAAAAGGAGGGAATAACAATGAAAGATACCATTCAACTACATAAGGATTCATTTCTAGAAGAGCTTCAGGAATTCTTAAAGATTCCTAG harbors:
- a CDS encoding glycoside hydrolase family 68 protein, with the protein product MGNMKKSSVFKGIALSTIMLVGGFSGMPLSAQAAESEAETAIWSRQDAQNFDLTKDNTAPNIDNVDEVAPDYWVWDTWPLRNRDGSIATVNGYKVVFALTASKEYTWSGRHDEAQIRYFYSKNGKDWTMGGVAYDPEEALGSRQWAGSAMMEEDGKVHLFYTASGRKGEEQTTFEQRLAKTTFDIEADKKSKSVELSNFGEHEILAEADGEYYETQEQKTGDIIYSFRDPWFFQDPKTGKEYLIFEGNTAGDEKTLNPENIGDAEFRASHEVPAGAEDYNGNVGIAEAENGDLTEFELLPPLLEANGVNQQLERPHILVKGGDYYLFTITHKFTFAPGLTGPDGLYGFTNDSLRGDYEPLNGNGLVVANPEDDPFMTYSHAVMPNGTVISFVNEYRDENGELQYGGTFAPTIKLSIHGDETKVNGALKPGQIIPSH